In the Tissierellales bacterium genome, one interval contains:
- the dhaL gene encoding dihydroxyacetone kinase subunit DhaL: MNRDLLLETIEKIADTIIENKEMLNDLDRAIGDADHGINMARGFNEVKAKIDTVREKDCGDILKMVAMTLISTVGGASGPLYGTAFMKAAAVAKGKMELEKQDFVDIYNQAIEGIKMRGKSDKGCKTMLDALIPAQEAFYESIEKGQDLSEASKLAEIAAEKGVEYTKEIIATKGRASYLGERSIGHQDPGATSSYLILKVIAEVLAK, from the coding sequence ATGAATAGAGATTTATTGTTAGAAACGATTGAAAAAATAGCGGATACTATTATAGAGAACAAAGAAATGCTAAATGATTTGGATAGAGCAATTGGAGATGCAGATCATGGCATAAATATGGCTAGAGGGTTTAATGAAGTAAAAGCTAAGATAGACACAGTGAGAGAAAAAGATTGTGGCGATATCTTGAAAATGGTAGCTATGACTTTGATATCAACGGTTGGAGGAGCTTCTGGTCCACTTTATGGGACGGCTTTTATGAAGGCAGCTGCAGTAGCAAAGGGAAAGATGGAATTGGAGAAACAAGACTTTGTGGATATATACAATCAAGCTATCGAGGGAATAAAGATGAGAGGAAAGTCCGATAAAGGTTGTAAGACTATGTTAGATGCATTGATTCCAGCACAAGAGGCATTTTATGAATCAATTGAAAAAGGGCAGGATTTGTCAGAAGCGTCTAAATTAGCAGAGATAGCAGCTGAAAAAGGAGTAGAATATACTAAAGAGATAATAGCTACAAAAGGGCGTGCTAGTTATCTTGGTGAACGAAGCATAGGGCATCAAGATCCTGGGGCTACATCGAGTTATCTGATTCTTAAAGTAATAGCGGAAGTTTTAGCTAAATAG
- the dhaM gene encoding dihydroxyacetone kinase phosphoryl donor subunit DhaM: MVGIVLVSHSVKIVEGTIELCQQMAQSEIKLINAGGTADGRIGTDTTKIMSAIEDANTGDGVVLIADIGSSVMSTQMALEFLDEEIREKIILADTPFVEGSIAAVVEASLGHDLKKVVKAAEQAKNYSKK, translated from the coding sequence ATGGTAGGAATTGTTTTGGTATCACATAGTGTAAAGATAGTAGAAGGAACGATAGAGCTTTGCCAACAAATGGCGCAGAGTGAAATTAAACTAATAAATGCAGGAGGAACAGCGGATGGAAGAATAGGAACTGATACAACTAAAATAATGAGTGCTATAGAAGATGCAAATACAGGAGACGGTGTGGTATTAATTGCCGATATTGGAAGCTCTGTTATGAGTACTCAGATGGCACTTGAATTCTTAGATGAAGAGATTCGAGAGAAAATTATTTTAGCTGATACACCTTTTGTAGAAGGGAGTATCGCAGCTGTTGTAGAAGCTTCACTAGGTCATGATTTGAAAAAGGTAGTTAAAGCGGCAGAACAAGCAAAAAATTATTCTAAAAAGTAA